The following proteins are encoded in a genomic region of Castor canadensis chromosome 19, mCasCan1.hap1v2, whole genome shotgun sequence:
- the Cfap161 gene encoding cilia- and flagella-associated protein 161: MAQNLYGPGVRMGNWNEDVYLEEERVKDFLEKRDKGKLLIQRNRRMKKNLLRQMQLSISEDGYIHYGDKVMLVNPDYPAREEVGLFLRGDLSLCMTPDEMKAYLSDEFEVPCGLSAVQTKIPVGRNTFVIMSAGRDTTGQVLRYGQDFCLGIVGGFENKMLYLSSDHKTLLKSSKKSWLQEVYLTDKESHLNYWQAAFLDHQLRLEFEGFPIPANEKIIIYHRYTNRGLAAHRHLLLRTYFGKEAEVAAHTHLDPRRVEKPKNYWMLVTGNPRNQLSTMLDLPTAPAEDTPPAEQAVGLTTQ, from the exons ATGGCGCAGAATTTGTACGGTCCCGGGGTCCGGATGGGCAACTGGAACGAGGACGTCTACCTGGAGGAG GAGCGCGTGAAAGACTTCCTAGAGAAGAGAGATAAGGGGAAACTTCTCATCCAGAGAAATAGGAGGATGAAAAAGAACCTTTTGAGACAG ATGCAGCTCTCCATATCTGAAGACGGATACATTCATTATGGCGACAAAGTGATGCTCGTGAATCCTGACTACCCTGCGAGGGAAGAAGTTGGTTTGTTCCTCAGGGGAGACCTGAGTTTATGCATGACTCCTGATGAAATGAAAGCCTACTTGAGTGATGAATTCGAGGTGCCCTGCGGCCTGAGTGCTGTTCAAACCAAGATCCCCGTGGGCAGAAACACCTTCGTCATCATGAG TGCGGGCAGAGATACCACCGGCCAAGTTCTTAGGTACGGACAGGACTTTTGCCTTGGGATCGTTGGAggatttgaaaacaaaatg TTATATTTATCCAGTGATCACAAGACCCTTCTGAAATCGTCTAAGAAGTCTTGGCTCCAGGAAGTGTACCTGACGGACAAGGAGTCCCACCTGAACTACTGGCAGGCCGCCTTCCTCGACCACCAGCTGCGCCTGGAGTTTGAAGGTTTCCCCATCCCA gcaaatgaaaaaattatcaTCTATCACCGCTATACGAATCGGGGACTGGCCGCCCACCGGCACCTTCTCCTAAG GACCTATTTTGGAAAGGAAGCTGAGGTTGCAGCTCACACACATCTGGATCCACGCAGAGTTGAAAAGCCAAAGAACTACTGGATGTTGGTCACTGGGAACCCCAGAAATCAGTTGTCCACCATGCTGGACTTGCCTACGGCACCAGCAGAGGACACCCCACCCGCGGAGCAGGCCGTGGGCCTTACCACGCAGTGA